Within Pseudomonas cichorii, the genomic segment GAGCGAGATCCTGCCCATCGAAGGCAATTGCTCCGTTGGTCTGATGAGCGGAGGTTGCGTTTACTTGCCGAACTACCTGTGCAAGTACTGACGCCCCGTCGTCGTAGGCAAGTTGAGGAGTGGCAGGTCGAACAGCCCACGCTACAAGCAAAGCGTGGCGGTCGGAGGATGGCGCAGTTCGTTGGATCACCCATGAGTCACGATCAGATGGCGAAAGCCAGTGACGATGCGATTATCAAAATGTTCGATGCAGTAAATGACCACACTGGGCGTCATGAGCACCCGAAACACTGGTTGAAGGGTGGTATTACTGAGTTGTCTCGGGCTTTTGCCGCGTTTGCGAAGTCGTTTCCAGACCGTGTTCTTCGTATCATTCCGCGTTTACAACCGGGTCTGCACGAGCAGGTTACAGGCGCCGCGATTAGGGAGTTGTCGGCGGTTGAGGCAGTTGACGCTCAGACACAAAAAGCTTTGATTTTGGATGCCCAGTCCCGTGGCTTTTCGTCGACTAGCTTTCGCCACGATGTTGCCAGCGCCATGGAGGTACTCGCTAAACGCCTGAAAGGTCTTGAGGGTCGTGACATCGAGTTGCTCAAGGGCTGGCTGCAGCGCGACCCCAATGTGTTGGCCGCAGAAACACTACGTCACGCCAAGTTAAACAAATCCAATCGTGAGAGGAATGAAAAACCAGATCAACGCCCTGAGGCCATGCTATTTGGCCGGGGCGGGGGGATGCATTTTCTCCCTCAGCGCAATTTCACGCTGCTGTCTGCGATCGCGGCGGGATATCTTTATCGTAACGGCGTGGATTTTGATGGTTGGCTCGCGGAGTTGGAACTACACGTTACTTATCCTGAAGATCCCGAGGTTTGGAGTGCGATCCTAATATTCAGGTCGTATGAACTTTGGTGGGCAGATGAATCGCCCCGGGTTTCGTAGACACCTCCATGCCTTAAAATGAGGCCAATCAGGAGGTGCCATGAGCAACCCGCGTTATCCCGAAGAATTCAAAACCCAAGCGGTCAATCAAGTGACCGAAAAGAAGCTTCCCGTCGCTGACGTAGCGGCCCGTCTTGGTGTGTCGACGCATAGCCTCTATGCGTGGATAAAGCGCTACAGCAAACCTCAAGAAGAACGGCAGCAAGACGATGACCAGCACGCTGAACTGCGTCGACTGCGAGCGGAACTCAAGCGGGTCACTGAAGAGCGAGACATCTTAAAAAAGGCCGCCGCGTACTTTGCCAAGGAGTGCGGCTGAAGTACGCCTTTATCAAGCAGCGCGCGGGCGACTATTCCATTCGACGGCTTTGCCTGACGCTGAAAGTCCATCCCAGTGGTTATTACGCCTGGTTGTCTGAGCCGCAATCTGCACGCGCTAAAGATGATCAGCGATTGCTGGGTTTGATTAAGCATTCATGGCTGGAGAGTGGCGGAGTGTATGGCTATCGCAAAATCCATGATGATCTTCGCGAGGTCGGTGAAGATTGTGGTCGGCATCGTGTGGCGAGGCTGATGCGTCTTGAGGGGCTGCGCTCTCAGACAGGGTATCGACGACGCCCTGGAAAGTACGGAGGTAAGCCAGCAGTCGCCTCACCCAATTTACTGAAGCGCCAGTTCGATGTCGTAGAACCCAACAAAGTGTGGGTCACCGACATCACCTACATTCGCACGTACGAAGGCTGGCTGTATTTGGCTGTGGTGCTGGATCTGTTTTCTCGTCAGGTCGTTGGCTGGTCAATGAAGTCGCAGATGACCAGTGATCTAGCCATTGATGCGTTATTGATGGCGGTTTGGAGGCGTAAGCCGAAACAGGAGGTGATGGTTCACTCCGACCAAGGCAGCCAGTACAGCAGCACCGATTGGCGCAGTTTTTTGAAGGCGAATAATTTGGTTGCCAGCATGAGTCGCCGAGGCAACTGTCATGACAACGCCGTAGCCGAGAGCTTTTTCCAGCTTCTAAAGCGGGAGCGTATCAAGCGGAGAATCTACACCACGCGGCAAGATGCTCGTAGCGATGTGTTCGACTACATCGAGATGTTCTACAACGCAAAACGCCGGCATGGTTTCAACAATCAGCTGTCACCGGTAGAGTTTGAAAAGCGTTACGCAATGAGCTTGCAAGGTGTCTAGAGAATCCGGGGCGATTCAATGCCTATTGATAATAGAGTGGGAGTTATCCTGCGTCCGGTGTAGGCTGGCAGTGATTGGATTGGCAAGAAACACCCAAAAGCCCGCATAACTGCGGGCTTTTCGCTTTTGGGGCTGGCAAATTCAGATAGCGGGGCTTGCTACCGTGGCACGAGCGCCAGCTGCGCCTTGCCCCATCAGCAAATTAAACCGCCTGCACCCTGGCCAGTTGCTCGCCTTCAAGCCAGGTGCTGATGTCGCTGGCGCGCATGGGTTTGGAGAACAGGTAGCCCTGGGCCCAGGCGCAGCCGAGGTTTTTCAGGGCGTCGAGTTCTGCGGCGGTTTCCACGCCCTCGACGATACATTCCAGCTTCATGTCCTGGCACAGGGCAATCAGTGACTTGACGATCTTGAAGCTGGCCGGGTTTAGGTGGATGTTGGTGACGAAGGTGCGGTCCACCTTCAGTTTGGTCAGCGACAGCGCGTGGATCTGGCTCAGGCTGGAATAGCCGGTGCCGAAGTCGTCGAGGGAAATGCCGCAGCCCAGTTCGCGAAACCGGCTGATCGCTCGCTGGGTCTGCGGCAGGTCCTGGATGACCGCGGTTTCGGTGATTTCCAGATCGAGACAGGCCGGGTCGAAACGGCTGCTTTTGATCAGCTCGACGATCTGCTGGGCGGCGTCCTCCGAACCACAGTCGTGGGCGGACAGGTTGAATGACAGGCGGATACCCTCAGGCCAGCTCGCGGCCGTGTCCAGCGCCTTGCTCAGCAACGGCACTGTGAGGCGATTGACCATGCCGACGCGCTCGGCAATCGGGATGAACTCACTGGGCGGTACGTTACCCAACTCCGGACTTTCCCAGCGTGCCAGGGCCTCGAACGCGACGGTTTGCTGGCTGTGAACATCCACGATGGGCTGGAACACCACGTGAAACTCATCATCCAGATCGGCCCTGCGCAGGGCTTGTTCGGTCAGCCCTTCGCGATTGAGCTGCTGGCGATGGGCTGCGCTGAACAGGCAGACCGTGCCGGGGCGGTGGCGCTTGCTCTGATACAGGGCATAGTCGGCGTATTCATACACTTGCGTGGCGTCGGATGCCTGATCCGGGAAGGTCGCGATGCCCAGTGACGCACTGATCTGGATAGGGATATCCACCAGCAGGAACGGCTCGCGCATGCTGGCGCAGATTTTCTCGCCAAACGTCCGCAACTGGTCGTCGCTCATGGCCTGAGTGATGATCAGGCCAAACTCGTCGCCTCCCAGCCGGGCCAAGTGTACATCTTCGTCGAGCAGCCCGGTCAGGCGCTGGCCAACCTGACAGAGCAGTTTGTCACCAATGCTATGGCCATAAAGATCGTTGACCGGCTTGAAGCCATCCAGGTCGATCAGTCCCACGGCCAGGCGAATCTCCTGCTCGCGGGCGCGGGACAGCAGCGTATCGAGGCGGGAAAAGAACTGCCGCCGATTGGCCAGTCCGGTCAGGCTGTCCTGATTGGCCAGATGAAGGTTTTCCTCGCTGAGTTTTGCCGTCTGCGCCTGCATGTTCACCAGCCGGGTGAAGTCGGCGTACTGCGCCTTGAGAATGATCAGCATGGCGATGGACACCAGCAGGACGTCAATCGCAGTGGCAATAAAAGTAATGATATTGGTGGACGCGAAGAACACCACGAACGCGGTGTTGACCACTGCTGTGGTGGCCAGGGCTGCTGGCAGCAGGTGCATCATGCAAAAAATGCAGCCAATGACGGTGATCGCCATATAAAAGGCGACATGCGCCTGGGCATAGCTGTCGCCATAGGGAAACAGCGCCAGCGACCAGGCGGTGAACGCTACGGCGACAAACGGCGCGAGCATATTGGTACGCTTCAGCGCCGCCAGCATCTGCTCCGGGGTGCGTGTCCGCCCGCGCGTGCGCATCCATTCCGCGGCACGAATCACTCCGAACAACGTCATGATCAACGGGCAATACACCACCAGCCAGCGCGGCGCGACCGCAAAGTGGGTGCCCGCCAGCATCAGGGTGTTGATCAGCAGGATGAAATACATCATGGGCAATTGGCGAGACAGCGCGATGTATTGCGCCTTGACCAGCCCAGGATTGTCCTTGGGCACAGACATCAACGCTCGCACGCCGAGCAGTGTTTTCTTCATCAGACGACGCTCTGAAAATACAACCAGATAAATAACCGAACGGATTATCCTTTCCAGACCGGATCGAGCAGGGCTAGAAACTGCTCTCATGGGATCGTGTCGGCCAATCCTCTGGTTTCTACAATTTTTACGACTAGTGGCACTTTGATTTCGTTCCGTCGAGCGGTCGTAATAGTTGTAAGCGAGGCAGGCACCGTCGAACGGCATCGACAATTAATGGCCAATGGGCTGTCATCCGCGACGATTGGCGCTTTTCCGGAGGTGAGACGGTTTTTTAACTTTTGGCTTAAGACGGTGTTTATAGGTCAAAAACTTCAATCTCAACAATACATGGGCCCCCCCTAAATCTCCCTCCCAGCCGCACTATCAAACTGTAACCTGGCCTCTTCAACCTCCGGCAATTTCACCAGTGTCCATTTGTGCAGCTCACGAAATGGCTGTTGCAGGCTTTGGCCCAGCGGGGTGATTTCGTATTGCACTGCCACGGGCGACAGCGAAATGACGTGCCGAGAGACCAGTCCATTGCGTTCCAGTCGTCTCAGGCATTGTGTCAGTGCCTTTTGTGTTACGCCTTCCAGTCGGCGTTTGATGGCATTGAAGCGGTGTGGCTCTTCATCCAGAACAGCCAGAACCATCATGGACCACTTGTCTGCGATCTGATCAAACAGTGCGCGGCTGGGGCAGTCCGACGAAAAACATTGTGGCTGTATTTCGAGCATCAGGTTTCCTCAGGTATACCTAGGCGATTCAAGGTGCCTAATTGACATTTAGTTTACAAAATATACTTATATGCCTTCCGAAATCAATGGATTCAACTTCGATGTCAAACCTTGATACCAGCGTTTTATTCCGTCCTTTTTCCATCGGCTCTCTGGAATTGAAAAACAGGATTGTCATGGCCCCGATGACGCGCCTCTTCGCTCCGGAGGGCATACCGGGTGAGGCGAGTGCTGCCTATTATCGCCGTCGGGTGGAGGGGGGCGTTGGGTTGGTTCTGTCGGAAGGCACGGTCATTGATCGCCCGGCGTCACGTAATGAGGCCAGCATTCCTTTTTTCCATGGTGACGCGGCGTTGGCCGGATGGAAGAACGTGATCGATTCGGTTCAAGGTGCTGGTGGTCGCATGGGGCCGCAACTCTGGCACACCGGTGCAGTACGTAGCGACAGGGGCTGGGAGCCGGATGCGCCCGTTGAAAGCCCGTCTGGCCTCAATACGCCAAGTGATCCGCGCGGTATAGCGATGAGCGAAGAGGATATTGCCGATACGGTGGCTGCGTATGCCAAGGCCGCTGCAAATGCCAAACGCCTGGGCTTCGACACCGTCGAGATTCATGGGGCTCATGGTTACCTGATCGATCAGTTCTTCTGGGCGGGCACCAATCAGCGCACCGACCGTTATGGCGGCCCGACTATCAAAGAGCGCTCACGCTTTGCCAGCGAGATCGTTGCTGCCGTTCGTGATGCGGTCGGCCCCGAATTCCCGATCATCATGCGCGTCAGCCAGTGGAAACAGCAGGATTTTGGCGTGCGTGTCGCCGAGACACCAGCGTTGATGGAAGACTGGCTGCTTCCGCTGGTCGAGGCCGGTGTCGACGTTCTGCACTGTTCGCAACGCCGTTTCTGGGAGCCTGAGTTCCCCGAGATCGATGGCGAAAACGGATTGAACTGCGCGGGCTGGGCCAAGAAGGTGACCGGGGCCGCGAGCATCAGTGTGGGTTCGGTTGGTCTGGACAACGATGTAACCAATGCCTTTGCCGGCAAGGGTTCGGCCCCTGCGCTTGCGAGTCTGGACCGGCTTGTCGAGCGCATGGAGCGCGACGAATTTGACCTGATCGCAGTAGGTCGCGTGCTGCTGAGTGACCCGGACTGGGCGTCGAAGGTAGAAAGTGGAGAACTCGCAACGTTGGGCGGATTCAACCCCGCTTCTTTAGCCGAGTTGGTTTAAGCGTCTTGTGATGCAGCTCCCGTGTTACGGGAGTTGCTCTGCAATCGTTCGATACTCGTGAATAGGAAATGTCGGCATGCTCAAGCTCGCTTGAATACGGGCTTTTTTTCACCCCGAATTATCTGGAAAGTCCCTGTGCTGGCACGTTAATCTCAGCCACCACCCTCACACAGTAATCCCCTGAAAGGAATCACCATGTCTGAACGCCTCCAGTTCGGTTGTGCATGTTGTACTCCCCATATGTTGCCGACTTATCAGCACGATCATGAAAAATGGCAAGCCTTGCTCGCGCAGCAGCAGGGGAGCAGAGAGTTGCCGCAGGCCGTAATTTTTCATGGTGGGCACATCTATCCGGACCCCCAAAATCCCGAGCGGTTAGTGGAGGCCATCGGCATTGCCCAAGGCAAGGTGATTGCAATTGGCAGTTATGCTTTTGTGTCCGCCGAAATGGCTCAGTACAGTCCTCTCGAACGGCTGCTCACGGCCGACGAGACCCTGCTGCCCGGTCTGATCGATCCGCATGCGCACCTTGTGTCGAGTGCGCTCATGACCACCTGGGCGGATTTATCGCCGTTTACCGGGCAGAACCTGAACACGGATTACGACAAGCAGTACATAGAGACTCAGCTTCGGGCTGCCATTGATAAGGTTCCGGCGGATGGATGGGTGACGGGGTACGGCGTCGATCCGTCGTTGATGACGGTCTGGGAGGATATTGGAGCCAGTTTCCTCGACCCTATCAGTACCAAGGTCAAGATTTTCCTGCTCAACGCATCCGGGCATATCAGTTATGCCAACACGCCTGCACTGAAAGCGGCCGGGCTCGACAAGGAATTCTCGGCAGGGGTTCTGACCGAGCAGCAATCCCAGCTTATGATCAAGGCCATGCCGAGATTCAACCAGGAGCAGATCCTTACCGGTCTGGCGAAAGTGTTCCGGCAAGCGAACGAGCGTGGTATCACGACCGTGTTTGATGCGAGCGTCGGGCTGATTGCGGGGACTATTGAAGTCGACATCATGAGAGGGCTGGCGCAGACCTCGGCTATGACTGTCCGAGTGGGTGGAGCCCTGTACGGCAACAGCAACGACCTGATGACCTGGATCAACTGTTACAAGCCCGAGTTGTCGAGCGATGGGGACAGCCTGTTCACCTTGCGTGCAATCAAGCTGATCGCCGATGGCTCAAACCAGGGTCTGACCGGGCTGCAGAGTCAGCCATACGAGTGTTGCGAAACGCATTCGGTGCCCGGTGTCGGCGCTTACGGTCTGTTCAACTACGATCCGGTACGAAAACTGGCGGAGGTAATGGCTACGGTGAGCAGCGCAGGCTGGCCGATTTTGACCCATGCCAACGGCGACGAAGGCATCGCCAACGTGCTGGCTGCCTATCAGATGGCTCTCAGCAAGGTGCCGCCTCCGCCAGTACCCAAGCGGCCTTTCCCGACTGAGCCGGCCTGGGCCGGGCAGCGCCACCGGATCGAACACGCTTCATTGCTTCACGATGATGCCATCGGCCTGATGAAGCGGATGGCGATCTCGCCAAGTTTTCTGATCGGTCACGTCGGCTACTGGGGCAAGGCGTTCAGGGACACGATTCTCGGTGCCGAGCGTGCGCTGCTGCTGGACCGCTGTGCCTCTGCGTTGAAAGCGGGTCTGCGGATCAGCCTGCATAGCGACCATTTTGTCACGCCACTTGGTCCTCTGCGCTGCATGGAGCAGGCTATCGGGCGCGTGATGGAGGCTTTGACGGATGAGCGGGACGAGGACAAAAGGGTTCTGAACAAGGATGAACGCCTTGACGTGAATCAGGCTCTACGCGCTGTGACTATCGACGCGGCCTGGCAATGCCATCTCGATCATCAGATCGGCTCGCTGCTAACGGGTAAGCAGGCCGACCTAGTGATCCTGGAGAAGAACCCATTGCAGTTGCCGGAATCTTACAGCGCCGGCATGCGCGACATTGAGGTGCGTGAAACCTGGGTGAACGGAATCAAGGTGTTTGCCGCCGGCCAGTAATGCCGTGGCGCCAATTACCGAGCGACCAAAAGAAAGCCCCTGAACTCAGGGGCTTTCCTGCATCTGGCAGATCAATACTTCCACGTCACCGAAGCCGTCAAATTCCGTGGTGCGCCATAGTTGGTAGACCCTGCCGACTGATACAGCGACAGCAAGTATTTACGGTCGGTGATGTTGTTCATGTTGAGCGATGTGTTCCAGTGTTCGTCGATGTCGTAGCTGGCCATCAGGTCCACCAGGGCGTAGGCCTCCTGGCTGACATTACTGTTGGTGTCCAGCTCGGTTGAGCTTTGCCATTGAAGGCGGGTGCCGACTTTGGCTTTGGGCAGGCCGGGCAGGCGATAAGTCAGGCTGCCGCGTAAGGTATGAGTGGGGATGTACTTGCGAGCTTCCTCGCCATCGTCGTCTTCGATCCGCACAAAGTTATAGCCGCCAGCCAGTTCGAGGCCGGTCAGCACTTCGCCGGAGGCTCCCAGTTCGATGCCCCTGCTTTTTACGTTGGTGCCGCGATAAACGTATTGGCCTCCCACGATTTCCCCGGTGAGTTCGGCGACGTTTTGCTGGTCTGTCTTGAATACTGCAGCGGTCACGGTCAGCCGTTCATCAAGCAGACGACCTTTCACACCGGCTTCCATACTTTTGCCTTCAAGTGGCAGGATCACTCCACCGCTGGTGCTACGCACGTATTGGGGTTTGAAGATTTCTGTCCAACTGGTGTAAAGGCTCCACTGTGGCGTGAGGTCATACACCAGGCCGGTGTAGGGCGTGACCTTGCCGTGTACTCGTGTGTTGTGCGGCGATCCGTAGCCCGCACCTTCACCGTCGGCGCTGAGCATGCGTGCCCCGGCGATCCAGTGCAGGTCGTCTGCAAGGCTGAAACGCGCCCCGGCGAACAGGCTTTTCTGGCGGTCGGTGAACCGTTGGGTGTTGAGGTCGTCGGTGTAGTTCAGTGCCGGTTGCACCACGTTACCGGCCAGTGCATCCGAGAGGCTGACAAGCTGGTTGCCCGATGCGTCTCTGTAGTGCCCGCGCTCGTCATGATGAGTGCGCCCGTAATTGGCACCCACGGTCAATTCGTGTTCTCGACCAAAGAGTTTGAAAGGGCCAGACAGTCGAGCTTCCCCTGTCACTTGATGTTCAGTGCTGGTGGTGCGGTTGATATAGGCATAAGCATCGGTAGCCGTTGCCGGGATGGCGTACAGCATTTTGGTATCGGAATCCTGGTTCATCCCGGCCAGGGTGACAGTGCTTGCCCAGCCATTGTCGAAAGCGTGTGTCAGTTCGACGAACGCACGTTGGGTGTGGACGTCCCAGTAGGTCCACGGCTGGCCGACGCTGGAACTGCGGCTGCTGTAGTGAATACGGTTGCCCGCGTAATCGGCGATAGGCAAGGCTCCCCAGGTACTGCCATTGGAGTAGCTGTTCTGTTGGGTAAAGCCCACGGTCAGGGTGTCGGCATCGGACAGGTCAAATGCCAGCAAACCCGCTGCCACGTTGACTTCGTGGCTGTACTGATCGAGGTAGGAGTTGCCTTTGTCATGGGAGGTGATGAAGCGTCCACGAACCTTGCCGCTGTCGGTCAGAGGGCCAGACAGATCCACACCCAGTCGGCGGTTGTCCCATGAGCCGATGCTGCTGTCGACTCTGGCCTGAAACGTGTCGGTAGGCCGTTTGCGCACGAGGTTGACGGTGGCCGACGGATCACCGGTACCGCTCATGAGCCCGTTTGCGCCATGCAGCACGTCAACCTGCTCGAACTCGGTCATGTCCTGATCGCCCACCAGCACACCGCCCGAGAAGGGCAGGCTCATGCCATCGTATTCGAAGTTTTCGATCTTGAAGCCACGGGAGGTAAAGGCCGTGCGATCGGTTTCAAACTGTTCGACGGTGACTGACGGCGCATTGCGCAGCGCCTCTTTCACGCTGTTGAGTTTGAAGTCGTCCATTTGCTCGCGGGTGACCACGGTGATCGCCTGTGGCGTGTCCTTGTCGCTCAGGCCCAGGCGTGTTGTGCTGGAAACCGGCCTGCCTTGGTAGCCTTGGCTCAGGCCACCGTCTTGCATGGCCTGATACTGAATCCGGGTCGGGCCAAGGATGACTTCGTTGCCAGCGCTGTTGCGGTCTGTCGGGACAAGGTAAACCGTGACCGCGTCAGTGCGAGAGAAGCTGTACCCACTGCCTTGCAGTAGTTTCACCAAGGCTTCTTCGGCTGAGTAACTGCCGATGACTGCACTGC encodes:
- a CDS encoding amidohydrolase, with the translated sequence MSERLQFGCACCTPHMLPTYQHDHEKWQALLAQQQGSRELPQAVIFHGGHIYPDPQNPERLVEAIGIAQGKVIAIGSYAFVSAEMAQYSPLERLLTADETLLPGLIDPHAHLVSSALMTTWADLSPFTGQNLNTDYDKQYIETQLRAAIDKVPADGWVTGYGVDPSLMTVWEDIGASFLDPISTKVKIFLLNASGHISYANTPALKAAGLDKEFSAGVLTEQQSQLMIKAMPRFNQEQILTGLAKVFRQANERGITTVFDASVGLIAGTIEVDIMRGLAQTSAMTVRVGGALYGNSNDLMTWINCYKPELSSDGDSLFTLRAIKLIADGSNQGLTGLQSQPYECCETHSVPGVGAYGLFNYDPVRKLAEVMATVSSAGWPILTHANGDEGIANVLAAYQMALSKVPPPPVPKRPFPTEPAWAGQRHRIEHASLLHDDAIGLMKRMAISPSFLIGHVGYWGKAFRDTILGAERALLLDRCASALKAGLRISLHSDHFVTPLGPLRCMEQAIGRVMEALTDERDEDKRVLNKDERLDVNQALRAVTIDAAWQCHLDHQIGSLLTGKQADLVILEKNPLQLPESYSAGMRDIEVRETWVNGIKVFAAGQ
- a CDS encoding TonB-dependent siderophore receptor; the protein is MAKKSTPCLKNDTRWQRNALSAALACTLLVGTVQAHGAPGQAAASTVEKLSLNIPAQQLRQALLSFSRQSGQNVLLDGDLDASLRSSAVIGSYSAEEALVKLLQGSGYSFSRTDAVTVYLVPTDRNSAGNEVILGPTRIQYQAMQDGGLSQGYQGRPVSSTTRLGLSDKDTPQAITVVTREQMDDFKLNSVKEALRNAPSVTVEQFETDRTAFTSRGFKIENFEYDGMSLPFSGGVLVGDQDMTEFEQVDVLHGANGLMSGTGDPSATVNLVRKRPTDTFQARVDSSIGSWDNRRLGVDLSGPLTDSGKVRGRFITSHDKGNSYLDQYSHEVNVAAGLLAFDLSDADTLTVGFTQQNSYSNGSTWGALPIADYAGNRIHYSSRSSSVGQPWTYWDVHTQRAFVELTHAFDNGWASTVTLAGMNQDSDTKMLYAIPATATDAYAYINRTTSTEHQVTGEARLSGPFKLFGREHELTVGANYGRTHHDERGHYRDASGNQLVSLSDALAGNVVQPALNYTDDLNTQRFTDRQKSLFAGARFSLADDLHWIAGARMLSADGEGAGYGSPHNTRVHGKVTPYTGLVYDLTPQWSLYTSWTEIFKPQYVRSTSGGVILPLEGKSMEAGVKGRLLDERLTVTAAVFKTDQQNVAELTGEIVGGQYVYRGTNVKSRGIELGASGEVLTGLELAGGYNFVRIEDDDGEEARKYIPTHTLRGSLTYRLPGLPKAKVGTRLQWQSSTELDTNSNVSQEAYALVDLMASYDIDEHWNTSLNMNNITDRKYLLSLYQSAGSTNYGAPRNLTASVTWKY
- a CDS encoding NADH:flavin oxidoreductase, whose product is MSNLDTSVLFRPFSIGSLELKNRIVMAPMTRLFAPEGIPGEASAAYYRRRVEGGVGLVLSEGTVIDRPASRNEASIPFFHGDAALAGWKNVIDSVQGAGGRMGPQLWHTGAVRSDRGWEPDAPVESPSGLNTPSDPRGIAMSEEDIADTVAAYAKAAANAKRLGFDTVEIHGAHGYLIDQFFWAGTNQRTDRYGGPTIKERSRFASEIVAAVRDAVGPEFPIIMRVSQWKQQDFGVRVAETPALMEDWLLPLVEAGVDVLHCSQRRFWEPEFPEIDGENGLNCAGWAKKVTGAASISVGSVGLDNDVTNAFAGKGSAPALASLDRLVERMERDEFDLIAVGRVLLSDPDWASKVESGELATLGGFNPASLAELV
- a CDS encoding IS3 family transposase (programmed frameshift) — translated: MSNPRYPEEFKTQAVNQVTEKKLPVADVAARLGVSTHSLYAWIKRYSKPQEERQQDDDQHAELRRLRAELKRVTEERDNLKKGRRVLCQGVRLKYAFIKQRAGDYSIRRLCLTLKVHPSGYYAWLSEPQSARAKDDQRLLGLIKHSWLESGGVYGYRKIHDDLREVGEDCGRHRVARLMRLEGLRSQTGYRRRPGKYGGKPAVASPNLLKRQFDVVEPNKVWVTDITYIRTYEGWLYLAVVLDLFSRQVVGWSMKSQMTSDLAIDALLMAVWRRKPKQEVMVHSDQGSQYSSTDWRSFLKANNLVASMSRRGNCHDNAVAESFFQLLKRERIKRRIYTTRQDARSDVFDYIEMFYNAKRRHGFNNQLSPVEFEKRYAMSLQGV
- a CDS encoding putative bifunctional diguanylate cyclase/phosphodiesterase produces the protein MKKTLLGVRALMSVPKDNPGLVKAQYIALSRQLPMMYFILLINTLMLAGTHFAVAPRWLVVYCPLIMTLFGVIRAAEWMRTRGRTRTPEQMLAALKRTNMLAPFVAVAFTAWSLALFPYGDSYAQAHVAFYMAITVIGCIFCMMHLLPAALATTAVVNTAFVVFFASTNIITFIATAIDVLLVSIAMLIILKAQYADFTRLVNMQAQTAKLSEENLHLANQDSLTGLANRRQFFSRLDTLLSRAREQEIRLAVGLIDLDGFKPVNDLYGHSIGDKLLCQVGQRLTGLLDEDVHLARLGGDEFGLIITQAMSDDQLRTFGEKICASMREPFLLVDIPIQISASLGIATFPDQASDATQVYEYADYALYQSKRHRPGTVCLFSAAHRQQLNREGLTEQALRRADLDDEFHVVFQPIVDVHSQQTVAFEALARWESPELGNVPPSEFIPIAERVGMVNRLTVPLLSKALDTAASWPEGIRLSFNLSAHDCGSEDAAQQIVELIKSSRFDPACLDLEITETAVIQDLPQTQRAISRFRELGCGISLDDFGTGYSSLSQIHALSLTKLKVDRTFVTNIHLNPASFKIVKSLIALCQDMKLECIVEGVETAAELDALKNLGCAWAQGYLFSKPMRASDISTWLEGEQLARVQAV
- a CDS encoding winged helix-turn-helix transcriptional regulator, which gives rise to MLEIQPQCFSSDCPSRALFDQIADKWSMMVLAVLDEEPHRFNAIKRRLEGVTQKALTQCLRRLERNGLVSRHVISLSPVAVQYEITPLGQSLQQPFRELHKWTLVKLPEVEEARLQFDSAAGREI